A genomic region of Papaver somniferum cultivar HN1 chromosome 7, ASM357369v1, whole genome shotgun sequence contains the following coding sequences:
- the LOC113295227 gene encoding uncharacterized protein LOC113295227: protein MAISNNSNSSSSSDEDSKDSAANSKAKRTHDEGAKPSIPPNNRRVTYAELMKRKAETDEAEGRMRRKDRIQRKILAAEERRRFVDGVPSDSDTDASEEETTWVLPEFKFKPMKRVDVELEAEAEEDSDSEDPHTHPDFINGLDSDSDEEGDSEKDSDDESDSSDESDE from the coding sequence ATGGCAATTTCCAACAACAGCAATTCCTccagctcttctgatgaggattccaaagATTCTGCAGCCAATTCAAAAGCTAAGAGAACTCACGATGAAGGTGCAAAGCCTAGTATACCCCCGAACAACCGGAGAGTCACTTATGCCGAGCTTATGAAGAGAAAAGCCGAGACTGATGAAGCGGAGGGTCGTATGCGTAGAAAAGATCGAATCCAGCGCAAAATACTGGCGGCAGAGGAGAGACGCCGATTCGTCGATGGAGTACCTTCTGACTCTGATACTGATGCTTCCGAAGAGGAAACCACGTGGGTGTTACCAGAGTTCAAGTTCAAGCCTATGAAACGAGTTGATGTTgaacttgaagctgaagcagaagaagacTCGGACTCGGAAGATCCTCATACCCATCCAGACTTCATCAATGGTCTTGACAGTGATTCTGACGAAGAGggggattccgagaaggacagtgatgatgaatctgacaGCTCAGATGAATCTGACGAATAG